In one Parageobacillus genomosp. 1 genomic region, the following are encoded:
- a CDS encoding response regulator has translation MDKQVKILVVDDEERIRRLLKMYLERENYVIDEAENGDDALMKALENDYDVILLDLMLPGRDGIEVCKEIREKKATPIIMLTAKGEESNRVQGFEAGTDDYIVKPFSPREVVLRVKALLRRAANTAYVLTDTTAKDVLVFPHLMIDNDAHRVTADGKEVNLTPKEYELLLFLAKSPDKVFDREQLLKEVWHYEFFGDLRTVDTHIKRLREKLNKVSPTAAKMIVTVWGVGYKFEVVND, from the coding sequence ATGGATAAACAAGTAAAGATTTTGGTAGTAGACGATGAAGAACGAATTCGCCGCTTGTTGAAAATGTATTTAGAACGGGAAAATTATGTCATCGATGAGGCGGAGAACGGGGACGATGCGCTAATGAAAGCGCTTGAAAATGACTACGACGTCATTTTGCTTGACTTGATGCTGCCGGGGAGGGACGGCATCGAGGTTTGCAAAGAAATCCGTGAAAAGAAAGCAACTCCGATTATTATGCTGACGGCAAAAGGGGAAGAATCGAATCGCGTTCAAGGATTCGAAGCGGGAACGGACGATTATATTGTAAAGCCGTTTAGTCCGCGCGAGGTCGTATTGCGCGTGAAGGCGCTGCTGCGGCGTGCGGCTAATACCGCGTATGTTCTCACAGATACGACGGCAAAAGATGTGCTTGTGTTCCCGCATTTAATGATCGATAATGACGCCCACCGCGTCACCGCCGATGGCAAAGAAGTGAACTTAACACCGAAAGAATATGAGCTGCTTTTGTTTTTAGCAAAATCGCCGGATAAAGTATTTGACCGCGAGCAGCTGTTAAAAGAAGTATGGCATTATGAATTTTTCGGGGATTTGCGTACCGTTGATACCCATATTAAACGATTGCGGGAAAAGTTAAATAAAGTGTCTCCGACCGCGGCGAAGATGATTGTCACCGTATGGGGAGTCGGTTATAAATTTGAGGTAGTGAACGACTGA
- the ccsB gene encoding c-type cytochrome biogenesis protein CcsB encodes MAQLSSTLLYIAFILYLIGTFFFGGAIRDKRKERTGENRWSQLGIITTIIGFLSQLGYFITRWIVAGHAPVSNLFEFTTFFGMMLVAAFIIIYFIYKISILGLFALPVALLVIAYASMFPREITPLIPALQSDWLHIHVTTAAAGEAILAVSFVAGLIYLIRVVDQSKPSKRTFWLEVVMFCLITTLGFVLVSTSFSLADYETKFTWVDKNKQQAEVVYNMPALVGPHQGKLTKESADRFEPLVYMPAIINAKKLNTVIWSLIGGTVLYALFRLVLRKRIAAALQPLVKNVNLDLADEISYRSVAIGFPVFTLGALIFAMIWAQIAWTRFWGWDPKEVWALITWLFYAAFLHLRLSKGWHGEKSAWLAVIGFAIIMFNLVAVNLVIAGLHSYAGS; translated from the coding sequence ATGGCGCAGCTCAGTAGCACGCTACTATATATTGCTTTTATTCTTTACTTAATCGGAACGTTTTTTTTCGGCGGCGCGATTCGCGATAAAAGAAAAGAACGAACGGGAGAAAATCGCTGGTCACAACTTGGAATTATTACGACGATTATCGGTTTTCTTTCTCAATTAGGCTACTTTATTACACGGTGGATTGTGGCGGGACATGCCCCGGTCAGCAATTTGTTTGAGTTTACCACCTTTTTCGGAATGATGCTTGTCGCCGCCTTTATCATTATTTATTTTATTTATAAAATAAGCATTCTCGGCTTATTCGCATTGCCAGTCGCCTTATTGGTGATCGCTTACGCCAGCATGTTTCCACGCGAGATTACACCGCTGATTCCTGCATTGCAAAGCGACTGGCTGCATATCCATGTCACAACGGCGGCGGCGGGAGAAGCAATTTTGGCCGTTAGCTTTGTTGCCGGCCTCATTTATTTAATCCGTGTCGTTGACCAGTCAAAGCCAAGCAAGCGCACGTTCTGGCTCGAAGTGGTGATGTTCTGTTTAATCACGACGCTTGGCTTTGTGCTTGTATCCACGTCATTTAGTCTAGCGGATTATGAAACAAAATTTACGTGGGTTGATAAAAACAAGCAACAGGCGGAAGTCGTTTACAATATGCCCGCATTAGTCGGACCACACCAAGGAAAATTGACAAAAGAAAGTGCCGACCGTTTCGAGCCGCTTGTTTACATGCCGGCCATTATCAATGCGAAAAAATTAAATACGGTCATTTGGTCGTTAATTGGGGGAACCGTGTTATATGCACTCTTCCGTCTTGTGTTGCGGAAGCGCATTGCCGCGGCACTGCAGCCGCTCGTGAAAAACGTCAATTTAGATTTAGCGGATGAAATCAGTTATCGCTCGGTGGCGATTGGCTTTCCAGTGTTCACGCTCGGAGCGCTTATTTTCGCGATGATTTGGGCGCAAATCGCGTGGACGCGCTTTTGGGGCTGGGACCCGAAAGAAGTATGGGCGCTTATTACATGGCTGTTTTATGCCGCGTTTTTGCATCTTCGTTTATCAAAAGGGTGGCACGGCGAAAAATCGGCATGGCTCGCCGTGATCGGTTTTGCGATCATTATGTTTAATCTCGTAGCGGTAAATTTGGTGATCGCGGGGCTGCATTCTTATGCTGGATCATAA